The nucleotide window CTTTAAACGATACTTATCAAGGTATTGCGGAGAAAATTGGCTGTTCAAAAGCCACCGTATCACGCGAAATTAAGCGCAACGGTGGCCGTGATGCATATTCAGCTGTCAAAGCACAAGAGAACTATCAGAGACGGCGACTGAAAAGCCGACGTCCTAGGATCTTAGCTGACTTGAAACTACGAGATTTTGTCCTTCACCGCATCGTTCAATGCCAATGGTCTCCGGAACAAATCTCAGGCCGTTTAGTTCACGAAAATAGCGAATGGCAAATCAGTTACAATACTATTTATCGCGGAATTAAACTCGATAATTTAGGGATTAAACGCAAGAGTCACGGTGCTCGTGGTTTTGCCCGAAAGTTGCGCCACCGTGGCAAAACCCGTAAGGTCAAAGGAACGGTTAACGAACGACGTGGTCGGTTTAACGAAGTTCTTTCAGTTCATGAACGACCAGTTTCGTGTAATAAACGGAGCTGGTTCGGCCATTGGGAAGGCGACACCGTTCGGGGTAAAACTGGGCGTTCAGCTTTGGTTACATTGGTGGACCGTAAATCACGGTACTTATTGTCTCAACGAGTTTCCAAAGTAAACGCCAAGAACGTCACGCAAGCTATGATTGACCTACTGCATACTGTGACGCCCAAACGAGTTCGTACGCTTACGCCGGATCGTGGAACTGAATTCGCAGGATACCGCGAAGTTAGTCAAGAACTTGGTATTCCAGTCTATTTCCCAGATCCACATGCGCCCCAGCAACGGGGAACCAATGAGAATACCAATGGCCTTATTCGTGAGTACTTCCCCAAGGGAACCGATTTAGATCAGCTCACTGACCAAGATATTTATCAGTTCGTTGAAGTGCTAAATAACCGACCGCGCAAGATTTTAGGCTGGAAGAGTCCATCTGAAGTTTTCTTTGGGACAAAGTTACACTTGATTTGACAATTCGTCGTAGCGCAATCTATATGAATGGCTACCTAAATTAATATCTTTAGAATAGATCTGAATCTTGCTATCGGGAAGTTTCCCGGTGGTGACCCATTTGGGATTCCAAGTCCCTCTGGTGACTGAAGGGGTGGTTTTATGCCTGGTTGACGCATTTACTGACATACTGGTGAAAGTGCTAAGTGAGGAAACAGTAAATAGGGTAAGCAGCAATGAGGTTGACCTGTTCATAATAGTGTTTCTCCGAAAATTCTATAATTTTTTGGGACTGTGACTAAGTAGCGCTTAAGGGGTCATTTGACTTATCGTGCCAGTGGGACCGCGTACATGATGTTAGCTGGATTGATCACAATTGGTTTGTCATTCCAAGTTGTAGCAACCAACACGTCGGTTCGTTCGTTAGAAACCGATTTAATGGTCAAATGTTTTTCGGTACTCAGCAGATGTAGAGCAATTTGGTCATGTTCAGCAGCAAGGTTAATAATTTCGACGACTAATGGATTTTCAGTCATAAGATTTCCTCCAAATAATTGCGCTACTCGATAGTCAAGTAGCAAGATAGGTAAATGATACCATATACGCTGGTATTTGAGGTGGTCCTTTATGATGGGGCAGTTTTCTGTGAATAGGAAGTGAAACCAATGGGTAATCCGGTTATGGCATGATATGGTTTAGAATGCACTGGTTAGGGCTAGAAAGCTGGTCAATAATTACGACATCGCTTTCATAGTCAAATAAATGATGCAGATTCCCTATGCCGGTTTGGCGCCACATGCTAGACTCAAAAAAGTAGGAGGGAACGTACATGAAAAAATACAGTCAATGGATGATTGGACTTGCCGTTATTTTGGGTATTTTCAACATAACCGATACTAATGCTCATGCCAGTCACAATTATTCGGTTCGTCGGTCAAATTCAGTAAAACTGGTGTGGCGCAAGTCAATGGGAAAACATACCCTGATGACTAAAAGTGGGACCCTCTATTCGAAGCACCTCGGTGCCAAGCGTTCGTACGGTCATGCGTTGACCAATCACGCAGTCGTTACCAATAGTCATGAGAAGTTATATCGTAAGGCCAAGAAGAGCTCGGCGGTCTATTATCATGTGACTAGTGTAGATGGCCGATACTCCGGATGGATTTGGCGGGGGTACCTTACCAAGAAATCAGGAGACGGTCAGTCAAATGTTCAAACTGTCACGTCTAAACCCGTCTCAACGAATTTTATCGTACCTAAAAATTCTAAAGATCATAATTACCGGGATAGTCAGAAGTTCACGAAATTAGTTACCGAACAGATGCAACGAGACGGTTATCGTCAAAGTCAGAACTTATCAGCGATTTACACGGCCGCTTTGTCAGATCTTGACGATTGGACTGGCACATTAACAAAGTCAATCTTGACTAGTGGGTTTGGGGAAGAGGCAGGACCGCTCGAATTACAGCCGAAAGATTTACACTTTATTTATTCAGCGACTGACGGAAAGGTTGGTAGTGATACAGCAACACCAATGCTTGATAGCTGGAACCAACCAGTAATTGAAAGTGTATTACATACTTCTGGTTTCAACTCGAATACGGGGGAGACCGGCACTTTAGTCAATGATTTGGCTAAGTATTTGGAAAAAGCACTCAATACGCATCATTCCAAGAATTTCTATTTGGTTGCCGCAATTGGTTATCCGGGAAGTCTAATGGACGCCGGTTGGCCCGACACTTCAGGATTTGGAATCAGTTTCCATTTTCTATACAGTAGGGTAGCAGATGGCAAGTGATAGGAGTTATTCCAAAAAAGCCTTCAAGCTAGGGTGAATCCTAACCTGAAGGCAATGGTAGTCATAAAATTTTAAACGCTTAACTTATTTATAGAGGCTGATACTGGTACTCTTTTTGACATGCTTGAAGTTAGAAACTTCAATATGGTGTTTTGAAACCCGCTTGATGTACAAGTTGCCACGCTTTTTAGAATAGATTGGCTCATAACCGTTGATCTTGTAGACATGGTGGCCTACATACTTAAATTTAGTATTATTCAAATACGTGGGGTCATTGGCTTGAAAATGGTAATAATTTTTGCCAATTTTAGCCTTGCTATGGAAAACTTTATCGTGATGAGCGCGCCAAGTACCTCTGAGTTTCTTGGCCATGCCCCAATGCCAAGTTGATGCATTAGCTTGAGTCAGGGGTAAAGCAGGTAATGCTAGTGATAAACCAACAATTGCCAATGTGATTGGTTTCGTAATGCTTTTCATTATGTAATTTCTCCTTCGGAAATGCCAGCTTTTAAGGACTTCAGCATTTGGTCCAAGTGCATTCATGAAAATTCCAATAAAAATAGCCCGCCTACGCAGTGTTATGATCCCTCTGTGGTTGTCAGATGAAATAATATAATTCATCTGACAATGACGGAGGGATTTTTTGTATGCCAAGAGCCAAGTTTAGTGCCATGGAGAAGCTGGCATTGATTAACGAATTTGAGGCTTCGGGACTATCAAGTACAGCCTTTGGAAAAGCAAATGGTTTAGGTGAGCATACGGTGGCTCAGTGGCTAGATCGATACCACCGTGATGGCCTTGATGGACTGAGGGAAGCCAAGAAAAATCATCACTACAGTAGTGCCTTCAAACTACAGGTTATCTATGCCTTTTTGAACGGTGAAGGTTCCGCACAGGAACTAGCTATGAAGTATGGTTTACGTTCATTTTCCCAAGTAATGACTTGGGTTTCCAAGTATAATAGGGACAAAACTGTGACGGCGTCGCCGTCAAGAAAGCAGGTCCCGAAAATGAGTCGAAAAACCACGTGGGAAGAGCGTATTGAAGTCGTTGAATTCATTACCAAACACAAGCACTCATATAGCGAAGCGGCCGAACATTATCAAGTCTCCTATCAGCAGGCTCGTTCATGGGTTATGAAGGCTAAAGAT belongs to Levilactobacillus yonginensis and includes:
- a CDS encoding IS30 family transposase, whose amino-acid sequence is MSPYNHLTLKDRECILLGVTLNDTYQGIAEKIGCSKATVSREIKRNGGRDAYSAVKAQENYQRRRLKSRRPRILADLKLRDFVLHRIVQCQWSPEQISGRLVHENSEWQISYNTIYRGIKLDNLGIKRKSHGARGFARKLRHRGKTRKVKGTVNERRGRFNEVLSVHERPVSCNKRSWFGHWEGDTVRGKTGRSALVTLVDRKSRYLLSQRVSKVNAKNVTQAMIDLLHTVTPKRVRTLTPDRGTEFAGYREVSQELGIPVYFPDPHAPQQRGTNENTNGLIREYFPKGTDLDQLTDQDIYQFVEVLNNRPRKILGWKSPSEVFFGTKLHLI
- a CDS encoding helix-turn-helix domain-containing protein, producing the protein MPRAKFSAMEKLALINEFEASGLSSTAFGKANGLGEHTVAQWLDRYHRDGLDGLREAKKNHHYSSAFKLQVIYAFLNGEGSAQELAMKYGLRSFSQVMTWVSKYNRDKTVTASPSRKQVPKMSRKTTWEERIEVVEFITKHKHSYSEAAEHYQVSYQQARSWVMKAKDGGYEVLRDNRGRRKAQKEVTDLDKANLRIRQLEGQVADMKLLEEFVKKYQELQRKG